In Sphingobium herbicidovorans, the genomic window CAGAGCCGGCGACGCCACCTTCGCCTTCAAGCCTAGCTATCTGACGGGTGTCGGAACGCGTGAATTTTAGCCGTACACCGGCTCCCATTCCGCCTTCTTCTTCGACGAGGATCACCCCATAATGATCGAGTGCGCGCTGCGCGGCACATAGGTCCGCCTTCTCCGTGATCCATGCACTGCCAGCGCATTCGATGCGGCCCAGCGTATCGGTGGAAATGCCAGCGGCGCTTGCAAAGTCTGCCGCGCTCACGCCGACCAATGCCCGCGCGGCTGCGATCACGCGACCTGTTATGTGAACATGACCTGACATGAATGCTTCCTTCTCGCTCAAGGGTCCAACTCTATTTCGATCGGATTGTGCCGTCCACCTTGCGCTTGAGGATGCGGAGCTATGAGACTTGTGGCGATAGGCTAATTCGATCGTGTCCCAAGGCATGGTGTAGGTTCGCCGGCGTAGCCATGGCGAACTCCGGCTAGAGCCGGGTTGATCACGCTGCCATAGGCGGCAGGGTGACGAGAGGATCATCGCCGATTTGGGCGACGCTTTCCAGCGTCATATAGCTGGATCGCTGGACCGCCCACTCATCGTTCTGTTCCAGCAGGATAGCGCCCACGAGGCGGGTAATAGCATCCTCGTTGGGGAAGATGCCGACGACTTCGGTTCGTCGCTTGATTTCGCCGTTGAGGCGCTCGAGCGGATTGGTGGAATGCAACTTCGTGCGATGCTGCGGCGGGAAGGACATGTAGGCGAGCACGTCGGGCTCGGCGTCGTCCATCAGCTTGGCGAGCTTGGGCACCGCAGGCCGGAGCTGGTCAGCCACCTTGCG contains:
- a CDS encoding XRE family transcriptional regulator; this translates as MSGHVHITGRVIAAARALVGVSAADFASAAGISTDTLGRIECAGSAWITEKADLCAAQRALDHYGVILVEEEGGMGAGVRLKFTRSDTRQIARLEGEGGVAGSDDAP